In Triticum urartu cultivar G1812 chromosome 6, Tu2.1, whole genome shotgun sequence, the following proteins share a genomic window:
- the LOC125514922 gene encoding nicotianamine aminotransferase 1-like, giving the protein MENGGDAKWRFGAGNPAVQASGRQSLRALVTRVFDCVDRNDPRPVAPLGHGDPSAFACFRTAAAAEEAVAAAALSGKHNRYSSAGGVLEARSAVAAYLSRELPYELSTGDVVVTAGCNHAIEIMMAVLASPGANVLLPRPGYPMYESRAALCGLEFRRFDLLPEKEWEVDLDGVEALADENTVAMVIVNPNNPCGCVYSYDHLAKIAETARKLGIMVISDEVYDHCAFGSKPFVPMGVFGETAPVVTIGGISKRWMVPGWRLGWIAATDPKGVLRDKNVLQSIMSYCAISVDAVTFVQGALPQILANTEKAFFEKAMEVMRSAAEICYRKVEGIGCITCPHKPEGSMFVMVKLDLSCLDGIADDVDFCTKLAREESVVICPGSGLGMKNWLRITFAVDPGLLEDGMERVKSFCQRHGKAKELK; this is encoded by the exons ATGGAGAACGGCGGCGACGCGAAATGGCGCTTCGGGGCGGGGAACCCGGCGGTCCAGGCGAGTGGCCGGCAGAGCCTCCGCGCCCTCGTCACCCGCGTCTTTGACTGCGTCGACAGGAACGACCCGCGGCCCGTCGCGCCGCTCGGCCACGGCGACCCCTCCGCGTTCGCGTGCTTCCGCACCGCGGCCGCCGCCGAGGaggccgtcgccgccgccgccctgtcAGGCAAGCACAACAGATACTCCTCCGCCGGCGGCGTGCTGGAGGCGCGCAG CGCCGTCGCGGCGTACCTGTCCCGGGAGCTCCCCTACGAGCTGTCGACGGGGGACGTGGTCGTCACGGCCGGCTGCAACCACGCCATCGAGATCATGATGGCCGTGCTGGCCTCTCCGGGCGCCAACGTGCTGCTGCCGCGGCCGGGGTACCCGATGTACGAGTCGCGCGCCGCGCTGTGCGGCCTCGAGTTCCGGCGCTTCGACCTCCTGCCGGAGAAGGAGTGGGAGGTGGACCTCGACGGCGTGGAGGCCCTCGCCGACGAGAACACCGTGGCCATGGTCATCGTCAACCCCAACAACCCCTGCGGGTGCGTCTACTCGTACGACCACTTGGCCAAG ATTGCGGAGACGGCGAGGAAGCTCGGGATCATGGTGATCAGCGACGAGGTGTACGACCACTGCGCGTTCGGGAGCAAGCCGTTCGTGCCGATGGGCGTGTTCGGGGAGACAGCTCCGGTGGTGACCATCGGCGGCATCTCCAAGCGGTGGATGGTGCCGGGCTGGCGACTTGGCTGGATCGCAGCCACGGATCCCAAGGGGGTCCTCAGGGACAAGAAC GTCCTACAGTCGATCATGAGCTACTGCGCCATCTCGGTGGACGCCGTGACGTTCGTGCAGGGAGCTCTGCCGCAGATCCTCGCCAACACGGAGAAGGCCTTCTTCGAGAAGGCCATGGAGGTGATGAGGTCGGCGGCGGAGATATGCTACCGGAAGGTGGAGGGCATCGGGTGCATCACCTGCCCGCACAAGCCGGAGGGGTCCATGTTCGTCATGGTGAAGCTGGACCTCTCCTGCTTGGACGGCATCGCCGACGACGTGGACTTCTGCACCAAGCTCGCCCGCGAGGAGTCCGTCGTCATTTGCCCAG GGAGTGGACTAGGAATGAAGAACTGGCTCCGTATTACGTTTGCTGTCGATCCAGGCCTTCTCGAGGATGGCATGGAGAGGGTCAAGTCTTTCTGCCAAAGGCATGGCAAAGCCAAGGAGTTGAAgtga